The following are from one region of the Paenibacillus bovis genome:
- a CDS encoding DUF5704 domain-containing protein, with translation MIWHQQSRKNKSCWSYCLLVVFIFNIVFPMNLGFTKAEAADVATPLNYYKDTSENTTEANYRYFVGMMYYDMWYGSSWQHQLAPYRGDEGLAEQDYQFSFPNRTIKSIDVTLYKYNSQNAIYFESSRTEKPEEGESLWKIYSPAISTDTEERKLTYTKNGIGTSTATIPIKVKILLNAKEAKDITDTCTTQCSPTTQGLRIYLPVLFKIELDSKLSVYYKTKDGKSLNSVFPPREEEMKPGSEYEFTAPTNEKYKYIGYKKTTDGTDPSKQPNIQEGEPPKFKYNGSFEEYRAYQYYDVVEGCKPGQTSADNPDCDDPDLPSEGKGDCTFTILPPTQSQELSKAMMNPEASGHILGDDAANGRHFDATRGIPTSENLYANAWGYNYLFSHKFGEMKGKVDYQCKVKVKYSLKWKQKNNKGDWKTKTASSTKTYNFGFTRDYSYWQINQLAAYGIQQAKMNNYALPNGSVTITAAGYTPPSIEKEDSTDVNDHVRPDETGAINYHPGVIDGGKSGKPSVPNDEGKLKGMAESKTDDPEVRNDDAKFTFKSKETEIMNGDWTRKTTVKPKEIPAPTKIRSYKDSTERILFKGSQLISLKLTNKANTPATGTIFYTMVDENVNGDGDHNYPITAINNVTVYTPVVNYSSISDDKIHNQKTVPDVKRMALILDRPFTVRIPTSGQHQNESAYPGYGKRDFAKYFRIKQVLFPFDVYAKDGQTFYPKNTWIDVPVNQLDTVFNLPVWVDEGNYTVLFRNIAENAPGSFTAEQDANFDLNNHVAKDTVDVEVIGRIYDFHVTDIADFNWEKVFRTAKGSSSATGKSYWVGPNGIDGELRGNSTPYTLPIMRGSNPLNGFKNVAVKTGYHFKFDVKTKGNMFADKDALRITPTFYYQDKDASTQPERVPVDLYYHSDNKKFIKIGSVSDTEKRSITLNHRLRNVSAAAIKNTAASIYDLADGWTINKEQYIANFIKRSNKPTYSGGYDIQILTSPLRTFINTFERPANASASAARVNASIQQWYGEYSLPANVYAVPKGTDLAEYGRSHTLDEKAPIFLKKGFIVVNFDLESIVNGDTNNPHLQYIHTGSGYNNQWWDMEGYDNTDGNRDHIVKDPYHVSYIVKDGDVVFYDTDLSSYNDFAASGTH, from the coding sequence ATGATATGGCATCAACAAAGTAGGAAAAATAAGAGCTGTTGGTCATACTGCCTTCTTGTAGTCTTTATATTTAATATCGTATTTCCAATGAATTTAGGTTTCACAAAGGCTGAAGCAGCAGATGTTGCAACTCCGTTAAATTACTATAAAGATACATCTGAAAATACAACTGAAGCCAATTATAGATATTTTGTTGGAATGATGTATTATGATATGTGGTATGGATCTAGCTGGCAGCATCAATTAGCTCCCTACCGTGGCGATGAAGGATTAGCTGAGCAAGACTATCAGTTTTCTTTTCCTAATCGTACAATAAAAAGTATTGATGTAACTCTATATAAATACAATTCGCAAAATGCTATTTATTTTGAGTCATCGAGAACTGAAAAGCCAGAAGAGGGAGAATCTCTTTGGAAAATTTATTCGCCAGCAATATCAACTGATACAGAAGAGCGGAAGCTTACTTATACTAAAAATGGCATTGGAACGAGTACCGCAACAATACCTATTAAAGTGAAAATTTTGCTGAATGCAAAAGAAGCAAAGGATATTACTGATACTTGTACAACACAATGTAGCCCTACAACACAAGGTTTGCGTATTTATCTTCCAGTTCTATTCAAAATAGAACTGGATTCCAAACTAAGCGTCTACTACAAAACAAAAGACGGCAAATCCCTTAATTCCGTTTTCCCTCCCCGCGAGGAAGAAATGAAGCCAGGATCTGAATATGAATTCACCGCACCAACCAATGAGAAGTACAAATACATCGGTTATAAAAAAACAACTGATGGAACAGACCCGTCCAAACAACCCAATATACAAGAAGGCGAACCTCCAAAATTTAAATATAATGGATCATTTGAAGAATACAGAGCCTACCAATACTACGATGTAGTAGAAGGTTGTAAGCCCGGTCAAACCAGCGCGGATAACCCTGACTGTGATGATCCTGATCTTCCTTCCGAAGGAAAAGGGGATTGTACTTTTACCATATTACCTCCCACACAATCACAGGAACTCTCCAAAGCAATGATGAACCCTGAAGCATCCGGACATATTTTAGGCGACGATGCAGCGAATGGACGTCATTTTGATGCTACGCGAGGTATCCCTACCAGTGAAAATCTGTACGCAAATGCTTGGGGATATAATTACCTGTTCAGTCACAAGTTCGGAGAAATGAAGGGGAAAGTCGATTATCAATGTAAAGTAAAAGTGAAATACAGCCTCAAGTGGAAACAAAAGAATAACAAAGGCGATTGGAAAACCAAAACAGCTAGTTCCACCAAAACCTATAATTTTGGCTTTACTCGCGATTACTCCTATTGGCAGATCAATCAATTAGCTGCCTATGGAATCCAACAAGCCAAAATGAACAACTATGCGCTTCCTAATGGAAGTGTAACGATCACTGCAGCCGGCTACACACCACCTTCAATCGAAAAAGAAGATAGTACCGATGTAAATGATCATGTGCGTCCAGATGAAACTGGCGCTATCAACTATCACCCTGGCGTTATTGATGGCGGGAAATCAGGTAAACCATCTGTACCAAATGATGAAGGTAAACTCAAAGGCATGGCCGAAAGCAAAACCGATGATCCGGAAGTTCGCAATGATGACGCCAAGTTTACTTTTAAAAGTAAAGAAACCGAGATCATGAATGGAGATTGGACCAGAAAGACAACTGTTAAGCCCAAAGAAATTCCGGCACCTACTAAGATTCGCTCGTATAAAGATTCTACGGAACGGATCTTGTTTAAAGGCTCTCAGCTGATCAGTCTCAAACTGACCAATAAAGCAAATACGCCAGCAACCGGTACTATTTTCTATACGATGGTTGATGAAAATGTAAATGGGGATGGAGATCATAATTATCCGATTACAGCCATTAACAATGTGACTGTCTATACACCTGTTGTAAACTATTCATCCATATCAGATGATAAGATACATAATCAAAAAACAGTTCCAGATGTAAAAAGGATGGCTTTGATTTTGGATCGTCCGTTTACTGTCCGCATTCCTACCAGTGGACAGCATCAAAATGAATCTGCGTATCCCGGATATGGAAAAAGAGATTTTGCCAAGTATTTCAGAATCAAGCAGGTTCTTTTCCCGTTTGATGTGTATGCCAAGGACGGTCAAACGTTCTACCCCAAAAATACATGGATTGATGTGCCGGTGAATCAGCTGGATACCGTGTTCAATTTGCCAGTCTGGGTGGACGAAGGCAATTACACAGTACTGTTCCGCAATATTGCCGAGAATGCTCCCGGCAGTTTTACTGCAGAGCAGGATGCTAACTTTGACCTGAATAATCATGTGGCAAAAGATACTGTCGATGTTGAAGTCATCGGAAGAATCTATGATTTTCATGTTACAGATATAGCGGATTTTAATTGGGAAAAGGTGTTCCGAACTGCCAAGGGAAGTAGCTCTGCTACAGGCAAATCGTATTGGGTAGGACCGAATGGAATTGATGGGGAACTTCGTGGAAATAGCACTCCTTATACATTGCCGATTATGCGAGGAAGCAATCCACTGAACGGATTTAAAAATGTTGCTGTGAAAACAGGGTATCATTTTAAATTTGATGTGAAAACAAAAGGCAATATGTTTGCAGATAAGGATGCGCTCCGAATTACTCCAACTTTCTATTATCAGGATAAGGACGCATCAACCCAACCGGAGCGAGTACCCGTGGACTTGTATTATCATTCGGATAATAAAAAATTCATCAAAATAGGTTCTGTTTCGGATACAGAAAAACGCAGCATTACATTGAACCATCGTCTTCGAAATGTATCGGCTGCAGCAATCAAAAATACAGCCGCATCGATCTATGACTTGGCGGATGGCTGGACGATCAACAAAGAACAGTACATTGCCAACTTTATTAAACGTTCCAATAAGCCAACATATAGCGGCGGTTATGATATTCAAATTTTGACCTCTCCATTGCGGACTTTTATTAATACGTTTGAGCGACCTGCAAACGCATCGGCATCGGCGGCCAGAGTTAATGCCAGTATACAGCAGTGGTATGGCGAATACAGTTTGCCAGCTAATGTATATGCTGTGCCCAAAGGAACGGATTTGGCTGAATATGGGCGTTCCCATACGCTGGATGAGAAAGCACCAATTTTCTTGAAAAAGGGTTTTATAGTAGTGAATTTTGATCTGGAATCAATCGTTAATGGAGATACGAATAATCCTCATTTACAATATATCCATACCGGGTCAGGTTATAATAACCAATGGTGGGATATGGAAGGGTATGATAATACGGATGGCAATCGTGATCACATCGTTAAAGATCCTTATCATGTGAGTTATATAGTCAAAGATGGCGATGTTGTTTTTTATGATACTGACCTGTCTTCGTATAATGATTTTGCCGCTTCTGGTACTCATTAA
- a CDS encoding copper amine oxidase N-terminal domain-containing protein: MQTNLIKKTVLAVLASSFILSTIPQIPAKAATSSKQVEVLLNARKMAFPDAKPFQDENSAVMVPIRFVSEKLGAKVGYERVDGKQNITLKTDKHSVTMTVGSSTAVIDDQSKTYDSKIIVKQQRTYVPLRLVSEGLGQEVSWDQISKWVWIGSKKPPTVEELGLPKTSIDPYKTFFSKRPELMTNEFNEPYKYAFKIKTSNFPLLMSGYIYGIDLYTFHDNSAYNGYTYIRIRTTRISPNLYLLTNKGDIRYRFEREELAKQNNDGTVYRYYSVYSNKDELLHNTKDVKPLSIQDIKYIGFDSSSTKDSLSLILMDNPWRK; the protein is encoded by the coding sequence ATGCAAACCAATTTGATCAAAAAAACAGTTCTGGCAGTACTGGCTTCATCTTTTATTTTGAGTACGATTCCACAGATTCCTGCGAAAGCTGCTACAAGCTCCAAACAGGTAGAAGTACTTTTGAATGCACGCAAGATGGCATTTCCGGATGCAAAGCCTTTCCAGGATGAGAATAGCGCAGTGATGGTACCTATTCGTTTTGTATCCGAAAAGTTGGGTGCGAAGGTAGGGTATGAGCGAGTCGATGGCAAACAGAATATCACACTGAAAACAGATAAACACAGCGTAACGATGACCGTGGGTTCTTCAACAGCCGTTATTGACGATCAGAGCAAGACCTATGACAGTAAAATCATTGTAAAACAGCAGCGTACATATGTGCCATTGCGTTTGGTTAGTGAAGGACTGGGACAGGAAGTAAGTTGGGATCAGATTAGTAAATGGGTGTGGATTGGAAGTAAAAAACCGCCAACCGTGGAAGAGCTAGGATTGCCGAAAACTTCTATTGATCCATACAAAACATTTTTTTCTAAAAGACCAGAATTGATGACAAATGAATTTAATGAACCGTATAAATATGCTTTTAAAATTAAAACATCAAATTTTCCCTTACTAATGTCCGGTTATATTTATGGGATAGATCTTTATACATTTCACGATAATAGTGCATATAATGGGTATACCTATATCCGTATAAGAACTACAAGAATATCTCCTAATTTATATTTGTTGACCAATAAAGGAGATATTCGATATCGTTTTGAAAGAGAGGAATTAGCTAAGCAAAATAATGACGGTACAGTCTATAGATACTACAGTGTCTATTCAAATAAAGATGAGTTGCTTCATAATACGAAAGACGTAAAACCTTTGTCGATTCAAGATATTAAGTATATTGGGTTTGATAGTTCATCTACAAAAGATAGTCTCTCGTTAATTTTAATGGATAATCCATGGAGAAAATAA